The segment AACGGACGCAATAAGCACAATCAACTAACTGTGAAGTACAGACACGGTTGCTACGTTTGGGACTTACTGAGTTTACACAATAAAGAAATGATAAGGGAACCCACCTGACATTTCAGTAACCTTTAACGGCCTACGAATCACAGAACATGCCCAGTCCACTGGCACTGACACTGCTGGAAGTTCGCGCGCGACTGCCTATCGACCGTCCCTCCCCCACTCCCTCCCTCACTCCCCGCACTCCTGGCCGCTTAGATCAATAGCTTTGTTATCTCTGAGTCATGGTCGAGCGAGCGCTCCAGCTGATAGTCACACATCGATGTGCGACCGCCGAATCGAGATATCGATAAGGCAGTGGAGAATTCGGAATGAGTGGAGTGATGAAATGACAATGGAGTATTACTTTACTTCAGTATCCATTCACATTATATCAACAAATGAATCATTTTTGAAGTTTCTAGAGTATCTCATATATAAAGAGTTAAACTTTTTGAATCGCCATAGAAATTGTAAACCTTTCATGTGTATTGTAGacttttggaaaatttacatCAGGCTAAACAGTGTGTATTATGGAACTCATTGctaattttctactttaaaacGTGATAAATTATGGCTTTATCTAGTTAccatatttaattcaaaagtCATTAATGTACGCCAAGTTGAACTTATAGCTCCCCTTTTCCCTCCCACCAAATCAAAGGCTATTATTAAGTTTGACAAAGTTTCAAGTCCACTGCTAAATAATTCTTTAGGGCGTCAAAAAGTTTAAGTTCATAGCAAGCCATTCAAGTACCTGCAGCTAAATTGcacttaataaactaataattttattttcattaatccTCGGTTATGGTATTTCGTacaaaagataattaaattacagtttttgaattgaattaagtTTGAACAAGTCTAAGAAAACCTTTGGCTTACTTTTGACTGGCTTGTGGTTTAAAAGTTCTTTATTGACGAAGGATCACTTGGAACGATAAGTggagtatgtttttaaatattgttatgtggGACAACAGAAATACGTTTCGAAACCTCGTATCTGTTCTCTTCTTCAGCGGTACAAAAAAGTGGGTTTGGGCGTGTAAGTATTTTCCaagttttctgtttttatctttttcaatttaaattttataaaaaatatagaaaagtacattttaatgcCCCCAGACAGGACACCGATTGATCAGAAAAAagtttttactgattttaaaaacGAGGAAAATTTTgcttacaataaacaatattgaaatagttttcgAAAACGGGACAATAATTATGATAGCCGCGATTCACAGATACTAACTCAAACGCGTTGTCTTGGCTACGATGTACATGCGCAGAAGCGAGATTAATGGCTTATTCACCAAAAACGAGGTCGTTGAACTCCTTTGGATTGGAATTAGTATTTAATCGGAAATGGGATTCGGATTTATTTCTATGGCAATTTTTACGTCACGTaacttttttgtgttaaaaacaataaatattaataaaacacaaaacacattattaattaatattaattatatatttgagtCCTGAAAAGTACCACAATACGGTATGTAAACGTAATATTTGATTtctgataaaatattgtttacgtaaatattctattattaaacTACGATCAATAATGATACCTGTAGAACAATATATTATTCACAAATTGATGTATCTGTAAAttcaaatgctttaaaatgtTAACGCAGACGCTACCTAACGGTTTATACGCCAACCTTCCTAGAAGAGAAACTTCCTTATCGACGTAATCGCGGATAGTGCTGCTGCGTATGAACAACTCAACGAACTACTTTCACTTCATTGAGATTGTTCtatgtgtattttaaatcacaGAACCTTGTATTTGCATGACAATTGATACGGTAACATTTCTTGTGACTAAAATATTGTCCATCTTAGttggtaccgggcagcattttgtttatacatataattacatgtttgtttttattgcagagttatatattatacattggttttatttagaattttatggcCTTTAGCATGGTATAAAGGAAAACTTCTGAAAACATTCcgtatacactcaaattaggttcaaacttatcattttataaaaatgttaaacccttttgttgtaaaaaaataacatttttatatttttagaaagcaAATTATGTTTTTAACGATATGTCTCATATTCtttcattagaaaaaaaaacagcaacaaaattatgaaaatctgttgGAAGCTCCACACTGATTTTAAAACTATACGTCAGTTCGGGGGGGTATCGGACGGAATGACATTTTTCCAGTCCCTTACGTAATACGATTCGCTAAAGGTAAACAAAACGGGAAAGTATACAAGAGCACTGAGTCCTCGACATGGTTCTTGAAATGCTATGTCCAGCACAAGGCATAAAACCGTGTTTCAAACCAtgatttgtacatttaaaaatattatctgagtGCACATGTATaacttttacacaatttttaaccCTATGTAAACCTTATCTTGTTGATTACatattatgtattacatattatgttcATTGTTAATAGACAATATAAAGTGTGTTATTATAAAGTGTACCAGAgaggtaaaaaatacttttatatatttgttttggaaAGGCTTCTTTCTGAATTCTTTTGATACATAATACATATCGAACTTACCTCTAGACTTGAACATTTACAAGAAAATACATCTCTAAATAAgggatttggttgagtgttagtaaatatttttacaacgagaaagtagaacaaaaaaatataaattgtaaacaaacttagtgtTATCATATGAGATTTGAACacgtgacatttttattcatagagtaagaAAAACAATTAGAGtggaaaataaatgtgaaaattcGGTGAAAGTGTATGATTTCAGAGCACTTTTGCgttgtgataatttattatttgaatactatcATGAGAGCCAGcttatttaactgaaaaatatgtaaatatggtaagatattttgaaaaataaattcagCTGTAGACTatcaattttgcattaaacttcatttctacatagacaagaattcTACGATAGTGCATGTCCAATCGAGGAAATTTACTGAGCGTAATCGAAGCTATTCTTGTCTGCTAGGGAAATGTaaagatttatgttttatatgtctGACCGTGTACCTGTCCCCAGAACACCTCGGGAAAGAAATGATCTCGTAAATCGTAATGTGGTGTGGCGAAATCATACATTGCAgttaataaaagtatacatagAATCAGCATCATCCCTAGGCCTATAATGGAATTTATAAAGCCTGTGTTCAGAAACTTGTCTGAAACAGAGTTACTAGAAGAGTGTCGTCATGGACAAATCCAGAACCCAGAACTGGGTTTGTCGTAATGAAAATCTTACACTTTAGCGTTTATAACGCTGTAGCTATTTTTGTGCCAAATGCTTAGCGAACTGGGATCGATGTTGGGAAAAATACAGAAGGAGCTATGCAACTAGCACACAAGTATAGGTTATATGATTTACTTCGAGGAGCTAATTGACTATAAGGAAAAGGAAAGACAGAATAAGAGGCCAAATAAAATGAAGTTAAAAGACCAAGATAGTCTTTTACCCAAGTTATACAGCTGGATCGATTTAATGCTGACAGGCAGACATacacatagaaattaaatatttccagcccTTCTAGTAAAAGGGGCTGACGCTCAGCCCAATATTGGCAATGTATTGTACTTCTAACACCATACTGTTTTGCTTTGCTTTTAGCGTTAAATGCATTgactttataaatttttcatgaatACAAGTAGATCAAAAAGTAAGAAAATGACGCTTTCAATCCAActttaatttttggttatttgtatttaatgagATCATgtttaggttaaaaataattgtatgtatataaaaccaCAAATACttagttcaatataaatttattaattaattagtttaatattgtaattgtagTATATCACTCATATGTAGTTATGACAGCAATTAAACCTGTAACTGTACTATCTGTAACTGTACagattaattgtaatatttaaaaatatcgctgtttaaatttttcataaaagtcCATAGTATAATTAGCTAAgatgcataaaaaatttaatattaatttaattttacattaattgtttACACAAATTGAATAACTCGGGGTTTTTAAAACgatcaaaattattgttaatttgagCAATTTGAATTCCAAAAGCGTTGTATTACATGGAAAACAATTATGTCAAAGCTGAATTCCTTTTGCAGAAAAATGtatgaatgaatatttttttcaactatATCTCACATTATTGCATAACATGATTGTCAATTTTCAAATCTGTACCTGAAATAattccaaattattaaaaaagtatgaaaaaaatAGTTGTTTCCCACCATTTTGTGACGTATGAACCCTAAACATAGGCCCTGAAATGTAAGCAATCGtacatcatatttataaaataataaaccaattaaattaaCTACCTTGTTATGTAATCGGCAAAGGTACTTATGtaattgtttatgtaataagACGAGAAGTATACTCAACAACTACACTTATAAATTCAGTGATAAAGCGTTCTTAAATAGTATCAGTGAAGGCCTGATTTCCCAATACTCACACGGTATTCGGAACTGCTAACATGaggtaagaaaatatattttcatttttgaaaatcgtatacttgtattaaaaatatactgattttacagttttaaattctaatttatttaaaaataattctaaaagtaTATGACTAAGAAAGCACGGCAGACTAATTTTGTATTGTGTACTATAGTTAGGGATATTAATTGATGATGTGTGTGATAAACGTAGTTACCAATTTATTcaactgaaaataaactttatttatcatAGACTTACACGTGAGTTAGACTATAAGAGTAGTACAAGATGAAACGATTATATAATCTTTCAGTGTTTCCACTTAAAATAGCACAATAGAGTTTGtccaataattatttaagattcaGTTCGATAAGTTATGCAACAGTGTGTCAGATGCTGAAAAACTGACGtgattgaaaatttgtatttaaagttcatagcgaaaatatttgtttttatttgtatagttgAAATAATTgccaattaataaataatttattcaaacacaGCCTCCCTCTATGAGGTCATAGAAAGCCCTGAGTATCTTTAAAACTACAGTTTAGATCTTAGAAGGCAACGCTTCAGCATTTCCTCCTCCCTCATGTGGAAcatcattttttatgtttagaaaatactgctttaatacatattttaagcaACTTAGTGAGTGTAAGAATTAGCCATGTCTAAGCTTTAGATCTGTTTCAATTTAAGAACTAATTGTTACATGCCATGTTCTATGTATGTTAATGTAACAGTTTCGTTCCTTGATTTAGGCaggcacatttttgaaaatttgcagTCATAGCAACCAATATTAGTCCTGGATCCTAGAAAAATTTGCTGTCTGTAAGAACAATGGCAagtggaggtcgaaatgagagGTCAAAAGGGTGATCGTGATATAAAAAACGATATTTTCTCCATTGTATTTTTTCTAGGTTTAAACACTTAAAACtgaccgtcagacacataaacaaCAGTTGTACAATCGTCAGACACATAAACAACAGTTGTGCTATCGCCAGacacataaaaaacaatagttGTGCCATCGTCAGACACATAAAAAAACAGTTGTGCCATCGTCAGACACATAAAAACAATTGTTGTGGCATCGTCAGACACATAAACAACAGTTGTGCCATCGTCAGACACATAAACAACAGTTGTGCCATCGTCAGACACATAAACAACAGTTGTGCCATCGTCAGGCACATAAACAACAGTTGTGCCATAGTCAGGCACATAAACAACAGTTGTGCCATCGTCAGACACATAAACAACAGTTGTGCCATAGTCAGGCACATAAACAACAGTTGTACTATCGCCAGACACATAAACAACAGTTGTGCCATAGTCAGACACATAAACAACAGTTGTGCCATCGTCAGACACATAAACAACAGTTTTGCCATAGTCAGGCACATAAACAACAGTTGTGCCATAGTCAGGCACATAAACAACAGTTGTGCCATCGTCAGGCACATAAACAACAGTTGTGCCATAGTCAGACACATAAACAACAGTTGTGCCATCGTCAGGCACATAAACAACAGTTGTTCCATAGTCAGGCACATAAACAACAGTTGTGCCATAGTCAGACACATAAACAACAGTTGTGGCATCGTCAGACACATAAACAACAGTTGTGCCATAGTCAGACACATAAACAACAGTTTTGCCATAGCCAGGCACATAAACAACAGTTGTGCCATCGTCAGGCACATAAAAACAGTTGTGCCATCGTCAGGCACATAAACAACAGTTGTGCCATCGTCAGGCACATAAACAACAGTTGTGGCATCGTCAGACACATAAACAACAGTTGTGCCATAGTCAGGCACATAAACAACCGTTGTGACATCGTCAGACACATAAACAACAGTTGTGCCATAGTCAGACACATAAACAACAGTTGTGGCATCGTTAAAGACATAAACAACAGTTGTGCCATAGTCAGGCACATAAACAACAGTTGTACATCGTCAGACACATAAACAACAGTTGTGCCATAATCAGGCACATAAACAACAGTTGTGGCATCCTCAGacacaaaaaattgtaaattaattgaaaattacattatatctAAAATAGTTACTGTCCCCTTCCCCTTAAGCTCCTCAAAGACCTCTTTAATACCACAGAACACAATTCCAGCCAAAACCTCCCTCAACATGCATTCAAACATACTGAGCTTATTGATGTTTATAATGTAACTTGGATAAAGAGTTTAATTTGTTGTACAAATGAAAGTTTGATTGATACTTGAAGAAGTGCTTTCTTTCTGATATAATAAGTGTAGTAAAAAAGAGGAAAgtaatgttgattttaaaacaagaagCACAATATGATAAAAGGGTAGGTTTGTTAGCGTAAGGATACCACTGTAATTGTtaacaataattagtttaatatacaaGGTGTCTCAGAACTCTCTACCAATCTTTTCACGTATTACTTATAGATCAAAGGTAAATGAAAGTATCTTATTCAAACTTTCAAGAACGTATCAATTAACCACACAGACACCATTTTGTCTTGacttagctattttaaaattgatatttgagttataaagctataaaacaaataaatttcaactaattttaacagaccgttctcaaataaaaaattagttaggAAAAAAGGTGGCTGTTTAGATAATTATAAAGTTTACCAAAGTTTGAGAACTAGAATTTGTTTTGTGTGGACCAACAATAATACTTGAAAAGGTTGGCAAAGAGTTCTGGAACACCTGTATTTGTTTTGGAATATAGATTAGCCTACTGGTAATTTtgcttattgaaaataatattcatgAAATGGTTTGCattagaatgtaataaaattaaaaagtatatagttGGCAGACCGCCAGCGTTTATCACATGGATGTGGATGGCCAGAAAATTGATATTCCAAAAATGTCACTATAGACATCCGTGCACATGTTTCTTCGATGAGTATGAACTGATAGAAGGCTGATTTAAAAGACAATTTAGATGgaaattcttgaaaataaattaaaatttaacggGCAATGTGTTGACTTTCAGGGAAGGGAGTTCTTTATTCTGGACATGGTTCGTGCTGAGCGCCATCTTGTTTGGGGAGGCACTCACATTTACATTAGAGTGGCCAGAGTGGGGTAGATGCCCGGACCTTGCTGTCCAACAGGATTTTAATGTTGTTAACGTAAGTAAAGATGCATTAAAACTCTGAAGCCTATAAATAAgcatagttaaatttaaaaaggtttgatTAATATCTTATTACCTTTGGGCTACTCCCGTATCGAACTCAgttatcttaatatatataaattaaatgacgTTTATTAGTCTCACTCAAACGCGAGaatgtagtatttttataagTGAAAACGAAAGGTTTATAAggactaatttttattttagattgcatCAATGACGAATAAACCGTCTAATGcattaacaataatacttaaacgTGTTCTAAAACCCACCTTGATGAACAAAGCTGTTAACGTTttgcacataaaaatatatttgttataaaaattggtaGTCTCCCTTacaaattttactgtagttaaaggaaaAGGGATAGAATTTTCTTCCTTTTTATATCAGAATCAGAACACAAGCGACGATGTAGACGCATTTTTGCTAAAGTATTTTTCTAAGCTTACGTATGgggtaatatttaatatttcttatagtaCCAACCAGAAACACCACAGACCACAAGTAAACGCTTTTAAcgctaagttggattccaaatcctacatatttatttattttcttggtcagtgtaacaacataaactcaaatgtggaaacgtaaataaattagagcggaagtgaatttaattggtcgtatctgactcttttggaccgcagtaacttttcagttgtacgtaagttataattatatttgctgTATCGGAACAAAAGAGCAAACTATCACTATGGCACTAGAAAAGTTTTAGAcaggaattaaattaaaagagccaaaagtagacgctttttaagcaaagtttaatattgttggtatatatattcttgattggGACACGTGTTAAAAttaactatggcacttgaaagacctttgataaaaattatctaaacaaacggaaaattgaaaaaataggtTTCGtgacttatatgtatatatttattcttacaacaaaacctaaaatagatctattcataattttatttacgttGTGAATTTCTGtcttggatactgaaataatatgtaggCTACATAATAAGTCTACTTATGTCTACAAAATTGTAGGTctccattatattatataataaatgctttcactaagaaagctatggcATTCGATTTACAAAATTgcattaacaataacatttatgtttgtataccataaatatttttccatcttTTTCGCTTAGATGCTCTTTTTACATagagtaaactaaaaaaaaacatatatatatatatatattttctatatgacatattttctattatttttgtttcaataatttatcatgCAACAAAGAAAAAGAGGCACTGATAGTAAGAAGAAAATTGAccgaaaaagtttaaataaaatattcattctttcacaatctggacgctgtaaaacaagtttaatgtttaatatttggaacctccgaacaggccacgtgccttggaggccctaaattttctcttctgatatttatataatctagtacatttacaagttatttttataacaatattatatgtaaggagactgaaaaaatttatgttaagttattttttaagttacgttatgttattttttttaaaatctaaaacatgttcatttagtacatatagtcagtcttggcaagtataactatattgtttatgatttttaatcatgtaagttcttcatatattttatgtatgtttttgtggcagaaagagaaaataaatacatttatattatttatttatttattttatttgcgtgTGAAGCTGCGGGCAACTGCTAGTCCTTAATGAAAAACCTAATAAAGCTAGTAGATAACGTTTTATTGTATAGTGTTGGTACAACAAATTGTTTAACGTATCTAGGTGTAAGACTTCCACTGAAAATATAACTCGTTTCGACGAATTCtctattgaaacatttattgaatcAGAAGTAACTGACCTAATCTAATCTAGTTGTTCACTTTACACCTTACTATGACAAGATAAATAGTAACACTTATCTTATCATGCGTAGAAGGACAGTAACCCACGTGATGATCTTCAATCAAGATagttaatttgattaaataatccTGAAAGTCTGATTTGGCAATGTGACCACACCATTAATATCTACTGGGCACAGCATCGGTCTTAAAATGACTAAACAATTTTGTGGATAATTAATAAGTATTACATGGTTTTTAATCTAATTGACTCTACATTTGGAAGAGATATGTAAAGAAGTATAACATTATTAAGTTCGGTCACTCTTGGGATACATTGTGGTACATCCCCGTACCAAAACTTAATCAGCCTTAGTCAAAATGGCCCATCTTGAATAATTTTTTGAATGGATAACGTTCGAAAATGTTCATCAATATTGAAAAAGCCTCGATTAAACCACTTGATCAATATTTACCTGCTggaattttgattgattgatttacgATTAATTAACCAATGGTGTTTGGTAGCCTATTTTCATATAACGACATGGAATGTAAGTTATATAatccattaattgtttttaaagcatTCCAGAAAACTTTTCCGATATTTTCATAAATACCGcagttatcaattttaaaatttcgaatATCTACCATATTGCAACAAAATTGCGTatcaaactttatatatatatatatatatatatatatatatatataatatatatatatatacatacatataaagtgTGTAAATAAAGTCCTAATACACCTGGAtttattccaaacggattgagaatcttcaccatacctattaaaaataatatgtttgtgGACTTTAtgaggataaaaatatttcctccCCCCGTATCAAATAAGTCTGCAGTTTGAGACAACTTAGAAGCGATTTAATAGATCtgaacaaatcaaattaaaaaattcaaaaggcGTAATAAACTATCCTCTACTCTTCACTTTTTCAGGAAAAAGATCTGTGCGGTCTTGATAGAAAGTTGTTATAACCagaacaaagaattaaaaaaaataaattctggcTACTTTAAACACACGGCtgtacttaaaaaattgtatcataGAATGATGTTAATTGTTTCTTGTAATTTCATCCACGTCACTTAACAAAAAGTGACTTAAATTATTACGGGTCtgatttaatctatttaaaatcgTGTCGTCTCTATGTGCGTCTGTCCGGTAATTCTTGATATAAACTTGAAACTATGTTGTACATAGAATCCTTCTAGTCTAAGGGAGAAATCTATTGATTGGGGTTAAAAGTTCAAAGGGCACCAAAGTTGCAAAAATCTGGGACAGTTCGGTACAGGCTTTCGTGACGTTTGTCTGGGCCTTCTATaatccgttgtattggtttacgGAGAGATTCAATATGTTTTCCAATTCAGGCGCACCAAAAATGTTTAGGCCTACTCGCTTTATTTGTGGATCAGAAGGTAGAAATTGATAAAGAGTAAAAGAGCATTTTGATAAAGAGTAAAAAACGTTCTGGCTCATATTTTATCAActctctatatttaaaatttagtttttatggattaaaaaaaataataatgacttATAATTGATTATTAGTATATTACTATAGAGTGTgttttacccagcagggatcacttctggctggtttataccttccagttgaacctaccactgggcacagcaaaaacagacgtgtcactgaaatctgggcaaccttatggatgtccaggagtggcacatcactaaccgcaaatgtcgagattctgagtTCATGGgaaattcaataggtctagtctactgtgggagatgactgttggagttggtggggtttgttccctaacctcagaggttcttgctagcctcaacaagggcgTGACACCCCtgctgctttgactggagaggctggtttagagctggcctccccttcttccggggagacatgactctgagatgtagtgccctaatacttcctcatggatctcgataggaggcggcccctactccctaaccttacccatcctgaatacccTGTCATTCCGGGAGCAGCGCAAACGTTCTTACAGGacaaagtgcaatttataagccttttgtcctaagagaaaaacaacacacacacacatttgtgtgtttttttttacaattatgcaATAATTAAGCACGACTTCCTGTTCAGTACCAGGGCAAATGGTGGGAGCAGGCGGCCTACAATAACGAGAGGGTGGAAGGCAAAGCGAGGTGCGTCCACACAATATACAGTCTCACCCCGTCTGGCAATGGCGTCGTGACGGTGGAGAACCGGGCCATCGTGGAAAAGTAAGTTTTCATTCATAAACTGAATGTTCCATTCATGACTATGCCGAGGTCAGAACATTCTGTCTTTTAAGGAAGTTTAATAAATGAGCTGTTGAAAGCCTTATTTTAAGAACCCTTCTagataaatatacaatgtaatttaGGCATGAAAAACTGAGAagtcaaattttaagtttactcTTTTATACCGTTGTTAACGACATCTTTCAGACCAGACATGTGACATTATTGCAAGTATACCTTGCCTTCCGGcgtcttaaatataaatacagaaaattaaattatgctatactgataaaacctttaatttggaatttaaaaatgtattgttagcGTTGTACTTGCTCTACACAGATAATATGGAAGTAATACACCAACTATGTTTTGAAACTTCTGAAAGCCACCGCCATTTTTTTTAGAGTACATTTTTTGAGATTGGGTTTGCAGTATTTTTTCActatctttaatttgatgtactactcgccTTATATTCCcattaaaacgtttttttctcACTCTGTGGTTAATTCCCCTGGGAGCGTAGATATCCACAGAacacgtattaaaatatttttaatgtagactAACAATGTGTAAAGTTTTGCAGCTCGATTTGTAATggttaacataatattaattctcCCTGGGACCTAAATGAATctctgtatttattaaaaaacacaacttATTCTTATCTTATTATTTTGATCGAGAAATATGCAATTCAGTACTCAGTTCCAGATGGATCCTTCTCATCTTGATCTTTAAGAGATGGTGGAGTCGTGGAAAATATAATGTTCACGCGTTAATGAATagaaattaatgaattatgtattttataggaCAGGAacgtaaatacatacaatattgcCTGCATAATTGAATTGCCTTTTAGAGATGAATTTTCCTCATTTTTCCAAACatcgtaataataataaacggTAGGTAATAACAACTATTTCCAGAACTTTGCAAGGTACTTTGTTTGTAAAGAGTCTACCActtattattgtactttatttcCAGAACAAACAAATGGGAAGGAATCAACGGTACGGCGTTCGAGGCGGACCCGAGCAAGAATGAGGGAAAACTGATCGTTTCTTTCCCAGTTGGGAGTAAGTACAGATCCCATCTTTTTATGTACCATGCTTAAATGTTCCTGGAAGCATGAATTGGCGGGAATTAATTAAGGCACTCTTTGACTATATGCCTGTTTTCTGCTGTGTATGCTTGAtggaagtcaccaggttttaatataaaagacatttttaattagtaaagcAACTCACTAAAAGtagttactttacttttactctaAAGAGTCTTGTTTTTCTTAGCCTGATTGCAAATGTTGTTAATTGTaagatatttttgaaagataattATCAAGacataattaaacaaaatctGTACAAAATGTACcattaaaacttgaaaatgtaatacaatacattattttaatttcag is part of the Homalodisca vitripennis isolate AUS2020 chromosome 8, UT_GWSS_2.1, whole genome shotgun sequence genome and harbors:
- the LOC124367998 gene encoding apolipoprotein D-like; protein product: MREGSSLFWTWFVLSAILFGEALTFTLEWPEWGRCPDLAVQQDFNVVNYQGKWWEQAAYNNERVEGKARCVHTIYSLTPSGNGVVTVENRAIVEKTNKWEGINGTAFEADPSKNEGKLIVSFPVGIFGHVEGPYWVLGTDYNTYTVVYSCQNFLFFLAILYNLVSR